Proteins encoded together in one Campylobacter peloridis LMG 23910 window:
- a CDS encoding nitrate reductase accessory protein translates to MKKIFLILLIGIYSFAYELILDSNLNALKLVGNDLIVGLDNGEIYKYSIKEKKMQKITQLAKIKNFYEENFSPRIYSIDYFDGAILILSEGDFGSKKLHVYKNHQLASYELSNDSVKKALFLDSDTILLALLGSNIELFNLKTKNIIKNFTFSNSSLSDVVLNETKTQLVAGFESGEIILFDIKNWKKIKSYKNIHKDNIYQLDFKNNIITSCGTDRKLGIVQNNNEKNIERNFLIYTCALNMDGSIAVFGDNEKNIIELIDTKNLKTIKKFQNKDFLLEYLIFLNDNNFIGAGYENKILFWSIDESF, encoded by the coding sequence ATGAAAAAAATATTTTTAATCTTGCTAATTGGGATTTATTCTTTTGCTTATGAGCTTATACTTGATTCTAATTTAAATGCTTTAAAGCTTGTAGGAAATGATTTGATTGTAGGACTTGATAATGGAGAAATTTATAAATACTCTATTAAAGAGAAAAAAATGCAAAAAATCACTCAGCTAGCTAAGATTAAAAATTTCTATGAAGAAAATTTTAGCCCTAGAATTTATAGTATTGACTATTTTGATGGGGCTATTTTGATTTTAAGTGAAGGTGATTTTGGTAGCAAGAAATTGCATGTTTATAAAAATCATCAACTTGCAAGTTATGAATTATCTAATGATAGTGTAAAAAAAGCTTTGTTTTTAGATAGTGATACTATTTTATTAGCTTTATTAGGTTCTAATATAGAGCTTTTTAATCTAAAAACAAAAAATATTATAAAAAATTTTACTTTTTCTAATTCGAGTTTAAGTGATGTTGTTTTAAATGAAACAAAAACCCAGTTAGTGGCTGGTTTTGAAAGTGGCGAAATTATACTTTTTGATATAAAAAATTGGAAAAAAATAAAAAGTTATAAAAATATCCATAAAGATAATATTTATCAGTTAGATTTTAAAAATAATATTATTACAAGTTGCGGTACAGATCGCAAATTAGGAATTGTTCAAAATAATAATGAAAAAAATATAGAAAGAAATTTTTTAATCTACACTTGTGCTTTAAATATGGATGGTTCTATAGCAGTTTTTGGGGATAATGAAAAAAATATCATAGAACTTATAGACACTAAAAATTTAAAAACAATAAAAAAATTTCAAAATAAAGATTTTTTGCTAGAATATCTTATATTTTTAAATGATAACAATTTCATAGGCGCAGGCTATGAAAATAAAATTTTATTTTGGAGCATAGATGAATCTTTCTAG
- a CDS encoding periplasmic nitrate reductase, small subunit, cytochrome c550 protein — protein sequence MKNKIFLSLAAAVLISACGLAVKSVDSKDIGLRKASLENENVELLDVKYSQAMAGESVLIERSFENAPPLIPHTLEDMLPIVKDNNICLSCHDKAIAKDVGAIPLPSSHYFDFRTNKSTKDVVSEARFNCTQCHVPQSDAKPLVGNSFEAKFKNEDLKKKSNLLDVLNEGVK from the coding sequence ATGAAAAATAAAATCTTTTTATCCTTAGCAGCAGCTGTTTTGATAAGTGCATGTGGGCTTGCTGTTAAAAGTGTTGATTCAAAAGATATAGGTTTAAGAAAAGCAAGTTTAGAAAATGAAAATGTGGAGTTGTTAGATGTGAAATATTCTCAAGCAATGGCTGGAGAATCTGTTTTAATTGAAAGATCGTTTGAAAATGCTCCGCCTTTAATCCCTCATACTTTAGAGGATATGCTTCCAATTGTTAAAGATAACAATATATGTTTAAGTTGCCATGATAAGGCTATTGCTAAAGATGTTGGTGCTATTCCTCTTCCAAGTAGCCATTATTTTGATTTTAGAACAAATAAATCTACTAAAGATGTTGTTAGTGAAGCAAGATTTAATTGTACTCAATGTCATGTGCCACAAAGTGATGCAAAACCTTTAGTAGGAAATAGTTTTGAAGCTAAATTTAAAAATGAGGATTTAAAGAAAAAATCAAATTTATTAGATGTTTTAAATGAAGGTGTAAAATAA
- the napH gene encoding quinol dehydrogenase ferredoxin subunit NapH gives MKYLVLRKIVQFSILIFFSFSVFDFILKGNLSSSVLFSTIPLSDPFAFLQLALASLQVDIVALSGAFIVFLFYAIFAGRAFCAWVCPVNIITDFAYFVRVKLGFNQARVFNVNKNLRYYVLVFVLVFSYVFSYPIFEEFSYIGIIQRGIIFGGISWLFIALIVFCIDVFFSPRFTCSHFCPLGAFWAISSHFSLLKVRYNLQKCTKCYKCLGVCPEKQVLWMIGKENQDVKSGECIRCGKCIDVCGDDALGFSIINLRRENEK, from the coding sequence ATGAAGTATCTTGTTTTAAGAAAAATTGTTCAATTTTCTATTTTAATATTTTTTTCTTTTAGTGTGTTTGATTTTATATTAAAAGGAAATTTAAGCTCTTCTGTTTTATTTTCTACTATACCGCTTAGTGATCCTTTTGCGTTTTTACAGCTTGCTTTAGCAAGTTTGCAGGTAGATATAGTAGCTTTAAGTGGAGCTTTTATAGTATTTTTATTTTATGCTATTTTTGCTGGAAGAGCGTTTTGTGCTTGGGTTTGTCCTGTGAATATCATTACAGATTTTGCTTATTTTGTTAGAGTAAAATTAGGTTTTAATCAAGCAAGGGTTTTTAATGTAAATAAAAATTTGCGTTATTATGTACTAGTTTTTGTATTGGTTTTTTCTTATGTTTTTTCTTATCCTATTTTTGAGGAATTTTCATATATAGGAATAATTCAAAGAGGAATTATCTTTGGAGGAATTTCTTGGCTTTTTATAGCTTTGATTGTATTTTGTATAGATGTGTTTTTTAGTCCAAGATTTACTTGTTCACATTTTTGTCCTTTGGGAGCTTTTTGGGCGATTAGTTCGCATTTTTCATTATTAAAAGTAAGATATAACTTACAAAAATGCACTAAATGCTATAAATGTCTTGGAGTATGTCCTGAAAAACAAGTGCTTTGGATGATAGGTAAAGAAAATCAAGATGTAAAATCAGGTGAGTGCATAAGATGTGGAAAATGTATTGATGTTTGTGGTGATGATGCTTTAGGCTTTAGTATAATAAATTTAAGGAGAGAAAATGAAAAATAA
- the napG gene encoding ferredoxin-type protein NapG translates to MNKRREFLAFTFKLLCIGSGSAFLASLAFSSNQEYFLRPPGADDEKEFLSKCIRCGLCVKACPYDILKLATLKDNAKNGTPFFVARENPCRLCEDIPCIRDCPTNALDHKYLEQKDGIYKTKMGIAIIDSASCVAYWGIQCDACYRACPLIDKALKLEAKRNERTAKHAFLLPVVDHEVCVGCGLCEKACITQKAAIRVLPRDFVLGKAGDNYIKGWDEKDEKRLQDVNTDKNFNHNKAKDYLNDGELL, encoded by the coding sequence ATGAATAAAAGAAGAGAATTTTTAGCCTTTACTTTTAAGCTTTTGTGTATAGGAAGTGGAAGTGCATTTTTAGCAAGCTTAGCATTTAGTTCAAATCAGGAGTATTTTTTAAGACCTCCTGGAGCAGATGATGAAAAAGAATTTTTATCAAAATGCATACGATGCGGACTTTGTGTAAAAGCATGTCCTTATGATATTTTAAAATTAGCAACTTTAAAAGATAATGCTAAAAATGGAACGCCGTTTTTTGTGGCTAGAGAAAATCCTTGTAGATTGTGTGAGGATATTCCTTGTATAAGAGATTGTCCTACAAATGCACTAGATCATAAGTATTTAGAGCAAAAAGATGGGATATATAAAACAAAAATGGGTATAGCTATTATCGATAGTGCAAGTTGTGTGGCTTATTGGGGAATTCAATGCGATGCTTGTTATAGGGCTTGTCCTTTGATAGATAAAGCATTGAAACTTGAAGCAAAACGCAATGAAAGGACAGCAAAGCATGCGTTTTTATTGCCTGTTGTTGATCATGAAGTTTGTGTAGGTTGTGGGCTTTGTGAAAAAGCTTGTATCACGCAAAAAGCAGCTATTAGAGTTTTACCTAGAGATTTTGTTTTAGGAAAAGCAGGGGATAATTACATAAAAGGTTGGGATGAAAAAGACGAAAAGCGTTTGCAAGATGTAAATACAGATAAAAATTTCAATCACAATAAGGCTAAAGATTACTTAAATGATGGAGAATTGTTATGA
- the napA gene encoding periplasmic nitrate reductase subunit alpha produces the protein MNRRDFIKNTAIASACSVAGLSVPSSVLANTENKWRWDKSVCRFCGTGCGILVASLDGKIVAVKGDPAAPVNRGLNCIKGYFNAKIMYGEDRLVTPLLRVNAKGEFDKKGKFQQVSWQRAFDEMEKQFKKAYKEKGPEGIGIFASGQYTIQEGYAAAKLVKAGFRSNNIDPNARHCMASAVVGFMQTFGVDEPSGCYDDIELTDTIITWGANMAEMHPILWSRVSDRKLSNLDKVKIVNLSTFSNRTSHIADSEIIFKPNTDLAIWNYIAREIVYNHPEAMDKEFIEKHCIFTTGYADIGYGMRNNPNHPKFKASEKDTVAKQNSIILDEEEAISLAYLGVKAGDKFEMKHQNTPDAHWEISFEDFKKALEPYTLDYVAKVAKGNEDESIEEFKKKLQELANLYIEKNRKVVSFWTMGFNQHTRGTWVNEQAYMVHFLLGKQAKPGNGAFSLTGQPSACGTAREVGTFSHRLPADMVVANPKHREISEKIWKVPAKTINPKPGAPYLKIMRDLEDGNIKFAWVQVNNPWQNTANANHWIAAAREMDNFIVVSDCYPGISAKVADLILPSAMIYEKWGAYGNAERRTQHWKQQVLPVGDSMSDTWQIMEFAKRFKLNEVWGETKVNDKLTLPSVLEEAKSMGYSEDDTLYDVLFANKEAKSFKANDNIAKGFDNSEVFGDERKVIGSDGEEFKGYGFFVQKYLWEEYRKFGLGHGHDLADFDTYHKVRGLRWPVVNGKETQWRFNTKFDYYAKKAAPNSDFAFYGDFAKELPKGDLLAPQTKEKYSLKNKVKIFFRPFMKAPERPSKEYPFWLSTGRVLEHWHSGTMTMRVPELFRAVPEALCYMNEDDAKAMKINQGDVVWVESRRGKVKARVDFRGRNKPSKGLVYVPWFDENVYINKVTLDATCPLSNQTDFKKCAVKITKA, from the coding sequence ATGAACAGAAGGGACTTCATTAAAAATACCGCTATTGCTAGTGCTTGTAGCGTTGCAGGTCTTAGTGTTCCAAGTAGTGTGCTTGCAAATACTGAAAACAAATGGCGTTGGGATAAATCTGTTTGTAGATTTTGCGGTACAGGTTGTGGAATTTTAGTTGCAAGTTTAGATGGCAAAATTGTCGCTGTAAAAGGTGATCCAGCAGCTCCGGTAAATCGTGGGTTAAATTGTATTAAAGGTTATTTTAATGCAAAAATTATGTATGGAGAGGATCGCTTAGTAACACCTTTGCTGCGTGTAAATGCAAAAGGCGAATTTGACAAAAAAGGGAAATTTCAACAAGTTTCTTGGCAAAGAGCTTTTGATGAAATGGAAAAACAATTTAAAAAAGCATATAAAGAAAAAGGACCTGAAGGGATTGGTATTTTTGCAAGTGGACAATATACCATTCAAGAAGGATATGCTGCTGCAAAATTAGTGAAAGCTGGTTTTAGATCAAACAATATAGACCCAAATGCTCGCCATTGTATGGCTAGTGCGGTTGTTGGTTTTATGCAAACTTTTGGAGTTGATGAACCTTCTGGTTGTTATGATGATATAGAGCTTACTGATACTATTATTACTTGGGGTGCAAATATGGCAGAAATGCATCCAATTTTATGGTCAAGAGTAAGTGATAGAAAATTAAGTAATTTAGATAAAGTTAAAATCGTAAATTTATCTACTTTTTCTAATAGAACTTCTCATATTGCAGATAGTGAAATCATTTTTAAACCAAATACAGATTTAGCTATTTGGAATTATATTGCAAGAGAAATTGTTTATAATCATCCTGAGGCTATGGATAAAGAATTTATTGAAAAACATTGTATTTTTACTACAGGTTATGCTGATATTGGTTATGGTATGAGAAATAATCCAAACCATCCTAAGTTCAAAGCAAGCGAGAAAGATACTGTTGCTAAGCAAAATTCTATTATTTTAGATGAAGAAGAAGCCATATCTTTGGCTTATTTGGGAGTAAAAGCAGGTGATAAATTTGAAATGAAACACCAAAATACCCCTGATGCACACTGGGAAATTTCTTTTGAAGATTTCAAAAAAGCATTAGAACCTTATACGCTTGATTATGTTGCTAAAGTTGCTAAGGGTAATGAAGATGAAAGCATTGAAGAATTTAAGAAAAAACTTCAAGAATTAGCTAATTTATACATAGAAAAAAATAGAAAAGTTGTAAGTTTTTGGACTATGGGCTTTAATCAACACACAAGAGGAACTTGGGTAAATGAGCAAGCTTATATGGTGCATTTTTTACTTGGAAAACAAGCAAAACCTGGTAATGGAGCATTTTCACTAACAGGACAACCAAGTGCTTGTGGAACTGCAAGAGAAGTAGGGACTTTTTCTCATCGTTTGCCAGCTGATATGGTGGTTGCAAATCCTAAACATAGAGAAATTAGTGAAAAAATTTGGAAAGTTCCTGCAAAAACGATTAATCCAAAACCAGGTGCTCCATATTTAAAAATTATGAGAGATTTAGAAGATGGAAATATTAAATTTGCTTGGGTGCAAGTAAATAATCCTTGGCAAAATACAGCTAATGCAAATCACTGGATAGCAGCAGCTAGAGAAATGGATAATTTTATAGTAGTAAGTGATTGTTACCCAGGAATTAGTGCTAAGGTGGCAGATTTAATTTTACCAAGTGCAATGATTTATGAAAAATGGGGTGCTTATGGAAACGCTGAAAGAAGAACTCAGCATTGGAAACAACAAGTTTTACCTGTAGGTGATTCTATGAGTGATACTTGGCAAATTATGGAATTTGCTAAGCGTTTTAAATTAAATGAAGTTTGGGGTGAAACTAAGGTTAATGATAAACTTACTCTGCCAAGTGTTTTAGAAGAAGCTAAGAGTATGGGATATAGTGAAGATGATACTTTATATGATGTATTATTTGCAAATAAAGAAGCAAAAAGCTTCAAAGCAAATGATAATATAGCAAAAGGTTTTGATAATTCTGAAGTATTTGGTGATGAGAGAAAAGTTATAGGCAGCGATGGAGAAGAATTTAAAGGTTATGGATTTTTCGTGCAAAAATATCTATGGGAAGAATATCGCAAATTTGGTTTAGGCCATGGACATGATTTAGCTGATTTTGATACTTATCATAAAGTAAGAGGTTTAAGATGGCCTGTAGTAAATGGTAAAGAAACTCAATGGAGATTTAATACCAAATTTGATTATTATGCTAAAAAAGCCGCTCCAAATTCAGATTTTGCATTTTATGGAGATTTTGCTAAAGAATTGCCAAAAGGAGATTTACTAGCTCCACAAACTAAAGAAAAATATAGTCTAAAAAATAAGGTAAAAATTTTCTTTAGGCCATTTATGAAAGCACCAGAAAGACCAAGTAAAGAATATCCATTCTGGTTAAGCACAGGTAGGGTTTTAGAACATTGGCATAGTGGAACAATGACGATGAGAGTTCCTGAGCTTTTCCGTGCAGTACCAGAAGCACTTTGCTATATGAATGAAGATGATGCTAAAGCAATGAAAATTAATCAAGGCGATGTTGTTTGGGTAGAATCACGCCGTGGTAAAGTAAAAGCAAGAGTAGATTTTCGTGGAAGAAATAAACCTTCTAAAGGGCTTGTTTATGTACCTTGGTTTGATGAGAATGTGTATATTAATAAAGTTACATTAGATGCAACTTGTCCATTGTCAAATCAAACAGATTTTAAAAAATGTGCCGTAAAAATCACCAAAGCATAA
- the flgG gene encoding flagellar basal-body rod protein FlgG → MLRSLYTAASGMVSQQTQIDVTSNNISNVNTVGYKKSRAEFADLMYQTMKYAGTSTSSTTKHPSGIEVGLGARVTAISKIFSEGSLKQTSTAGLDMAIAGNNGFFQIQMPDGTIAYTRNGQFTKDAEGNIVNSDGYRLLPEMTIPEDAIAINVASDGTISVMQPGNTAETQIGQIELVNFINPAGLHALGDNLLVETDASGAPIAGIAGENGFSVIKHGFVELSNVQLVEEMTDLITGQRAYEAGSKAITTSDDMLGIVNQLKR, encoded by the coding sequence ATGTTAAGATCATTATATACAGCAGCATCAGGGATGGTATCACAACAAACTCAAATTGATGTAACATCAAACAATATTTCAAATGTAAATACGGTTGGATATAAAAAATCGCGTGCAGAATTTGCAGATTTGATGTATCAAACTATGAAATATGCAGGAACTTCAACCTCAAGTACTACAAAACATCCAAGTGGTATTGAAGTGGGACTTGGAGCAAGGGTAACTGCAATTAGTAAAATTTTTAGTGAAGGAAGTTTAAAGCAAACTTCAACCGCAGGACTTGATATGGCAATTGCAGGTAATAATGGGTTTTTTCAAATTCAAATGCCTGATGGAACTATAGCTTATACAAGAAATGGTCAATTTACAAAAGATGCTGAAGGAAATATAGTTAATTCAGATGGATATAGACTTTTACCTGAAATGACTATACCTGAAGATGCAATAGCTATTAATGTGGCAAGTGATGGAACAATTTCTGTTATGCAACCAGGAAATACAGCTGAAACTCAAATAGGGCAAATCGAACTTGTTAATTTTATCAACCCTGCAGGTTTACATGCTCTTGGAGATAATCTTTTAGTGGAAACTGATGCAAGTGGAGCACCTATTGCAGGTATAGCAGGCGAGAATGGTTTTTCTGTTATCAAACATGGTTTTGTGGAGCTTAGTAATGTGCAGCTTGTTGAAGAAATGACAGATCTTATAACAGGACAAAGAGCTTATGAAGCAGGATCTAAAGCAATTACTACAAGTGATGATATGCTTGGTATTGTAAATCAATTAAAACGCTAG
- a CDS encoding flagellar hook-basal body protein, which produces MQNGYYQATGAMVTQFNRLDVVTNNLANVNTSGYKRDNVVIADFKRIFKETQDELPIQNHTRDAARFVNTTIDRVPQVNHVYTNFSVGSMKMTHNPLDLALTREDTFYLIKTNNGEVRLSQDGNFQLDEDGYLVNRQGYRVLSSDYFNDPQNDGIRIGDSTSFINVDKNGIVSASNQNIARLFVAQVDDLRDLQKDGDNMYKIENLNKIRDLPNSNAIKQGFTQGSNVNPVTEMVGLIEANRMVEMYQKVMTSHMDDLNQEAINKLASTK; this is translated from the coding sequence ATGCAAAATGGATATTATCAAGCTACTGGTGCTATGGTTACGCAATTTAATCGCTTAGATGTAGTAACCAATAATTTAGCAAATGTAAATACAAGTGGGTATAAAAGAGATAATGTTGTTATTGCAGATTTTAAAAGGATTTTTAAAGAAACTCAAGATGAGTTACCTATACAAAATCATACAAGAGACGCTGCTAGATTTGTAAATACTACAATAGACAGGGTTCCACAGGTAAATCATGTTTATACAAATTTTAGCGTAGGTTCTATGAAAATGACTCACAATCCTTTAGATCTTGCTTTAACACGCGAAGATACCTTTTATTTGATTAAAACCAATAACGGAGAAGTAAGACTAAGTCAAGATGGAAATTTTCAGCTTGATGAGGATGGATATTTGGTTAATCGTCAAGGATATAGAGTTTTAAGTAGTGATTATTTTAACGATCCGCAAAATGATGGAATTCGTATAGGAGACTCTACTTCTTTTATAAATGTAGATAAAAACGGAATAGTAAGTGCTTCTAATCAAAATATCGCAAGATTATTTGTTGCTCAAGTAGATGATTTAAGAGATTTGCAAAAAGATGGCGATAATATGTATAAAATAGAAAATTTAAATAAAATTAGAGATTTGCCAAATTCAAATGCCATAAAGCAGGGTTTTACTCAAGGATCAAATGTTAATCCAGTTACAGAAATGGTAGGATTAATAGAAGCAAACAGAATGGTTGAGATGTATCAAAAAGTTATGACTTCTCATATGGATGATTTAAATCAAGAAGCTATTAATAAATTAGCAAGTACTAAATAA
- the rpoD gene encoding RNA polymerase sigma factor RpoD, whose translation MANETNALETLFKENSKDYITYEKLVKHFQKLPNASSAKKIRDLMNKYKVELISSAEIAKKRNIEEAKKLQEEKQKLQDTSLENEFDLANENDLLEWSRSDSPVRMYLREMGQIALLNKDEEIEISKKIELGEDIIIDAFCSVPYLIDFILDYKEPLINRERRVKELFKSFEEDDKNEEDKNEEELDSEEENENEENENSNDKKPKKTNKKEDERTLKVIESFKALEKAKKEWLKTISTISAEKNEDELLDKLIIAFKKNILKEKLMDLGPTSKLISEIVKSMETALKSDEEFDKELKRLEYRLPMFSDELKQRHADILKDITKLSKEEITERALETTMVSTYMEIKKLIQTKEASQNSFDLEKDQLKEILEQIKRGKKISDEAKTRMAKSNLRLVVSIAKRYTNRGLPFLDLIQEGNIGLMKAVDKFEYKRGYKFSTYATWWIRQAISRAIADQARTIRIPIHMIETINQINKIIREYLQKEGKEPDVSIIAKEVNLSIDKVKQVIKITKEPISLEAPISNEDDGKFGDFVEDRTSLSPMDHILKDDLKEQIDEVLDQLNDREKAVIRMRFGLMDDESDRTLEEIGKELNVTRERVRQIESSAIKKLKHPKVGRKLKNYIEGWK comes from the coding sequence ATGGCTAATGAAACGAATGCTTTAGAAACATTATTTAAGGAAAATTCTAAAGATTATATCACATATGAAAAACTTGTCAAGCATTTTCAAAAACTTCCAAATGCAAGCAGTGCTAAAAAAATTCGTGATTTAATGAATAAATATAAAGTAGAATTAATTTCTTCTGCTGAAATTGCAAAAAAAAGAAATATAGAAGAAGCTAAAAAATTACAAGAAGAAAAACAAAAATTACAAGATACGAGTTTAGAAAATGAATTTGATTTAGCCAATGAAAATGATTTACTAGAATGGAGTAGATCTGATTCTCCAGTAAGAATGTATTTAAGAGAAATGGGGCAAATTGCTCTTTTGAACAAAGACGAAGAAATAGAAATTTCTAAGAAAATAGAATTAGGTGAAGATATAATAATCGATGCATTTTGCTCGGTGCCTTATTTGATTGATTTTATATTAGATTATAAAGAACCTTTAATTAATAGAGAAAGAAGAGTAAAAGAACTTTTTAAAAGTTTTGAAGAAGATGATAAAAATGAGGAAGATAAAAATGAGGAAGAATTAGATTCTGAAGAAGAAAATGAAAATGAAGAAAACGAAAATTCTAATGATAAAAAACCTAAAAAAACAAATAAAAAAGAAGATGAAAGAACATTAAAAGTCATAGAAAGTTTTAAAGCTTTAGAAAAAGCAAAAAAAGAATGGTTAAAAACAATTTCTACTATTAGTGCAGAAAAGAATGAAGATGAACTTTTAGATAAACTAATAATAGCATTTAAAAAAAATATCTTAAAAGAAAAATTAATGGATCTAGGCCCTACTTCAAAGCTAATATCAGAAATAGTAAAATCCATGGAAACAGCGTTAAAAAGCGATGAGGAATTTGATAAAGAATTAAAACGATTAGAATATCGCTTACCAATGTTTTCAGATGAACTAAAACAAAGACATGCAGATATATTAAAAGATATTACCAAACTTAGCAAAGAAGAAATTACTGAGCGTGCGTTAGAAACAACAATGGTTAGTACTTATATGGAGATTAAAAAACTAATCCAAACAAAAGAAGCTAGTCAAAATTCATTCGACTTAGAAAAAGATCAACTTAAAGAAATTTTAGAACAAATAAAACGCGGTAAAAAAATATCTGATGAAGCAAAAACTAGAATGGCAAAATCAAATTTACGCTTAGTTGTAAGTATAGCTAAAAGATATACAAATAGAGGCTTGCCATTTTTAGATCTCATACAAGAGGGTAATATAGGGCTTATGAAGGCGGTTGATAAATTTGAATATAAACGAGGTTATAAATTTTCAACTTATGCTACTTGGTGGATAAGACAAGCTATATCAAGAGCAATAGCTGATCAAGCAAGAACAATTAGAATTCCTATACATATGATAGAAACAATTAATCAAATTAATAAAATTATCCGTGAATACCTACAAAAAGAAGGTAAAGAACCTGATGTAAGTATTATTGCAAAAGAGGTAAATTTAAGCATTGACAAAGTAAAACAAGTTATAAAAATCACCAAAGAACCAATTTCTTTAGAAGCTCCAATTAGCAATGAAGATGATGGTAAATTTGGAGATTTTGTTGAAGATAGAACATCGCTTTCACCTATGGATCATATTTTAAAAGATGATTTAAAAGAACAAATCGATGAAGTTTTAGATCAATTAAACGACAGAGAAAAAGCTGTTATTAGAATGAGATTTGGTTTGATGGATGATGAGAGTGATAGAACTTTAGAAGAAATAGGCAAAGAATTAAATGTTACAAGAGAAAGAGTACGTCAAATAGAAAGCTCAGCGATTAAAAAATTAAAACATCCAAAAGTTGGTAGAAAACTTAAAAACTACATAGAAGGATGGAAATAA